In Leptidea sinapis chromosome 8, ilLepSina1.1, whole genome shotgun sequence, a single window of DNA contains:
- the LOC126965708 gene encoding uncharacterized protein LOC126965708, with translation MDRKRRLALLLLLRHRRNRRKITRRYWISPFISLRNRDGQFFFLEYRELLLDEKKFYNFFRMSVSSFECLLKSLEPHIRKNYTNMRNPVEPVEMLGITLRYLGSGNSITDLHFKFKRGKSTIAYIIQRVCRAIWTNLLRDNIPELTTESFQTIARGFDVKANFPQCVGAIDGKHIRVCNPANSGSLFFNYKAFFSIVLLAIVDSNYKFVFVDIGAYGKECDSTILQNSKLYELMINNNLPLPQPQPLSGSNIPTPYVFVGDEAFGLSKHIMRPYGGQNLDLQQKVFNYRLSRARRYVECAFGIMANKWRIFHRPIDVSYDFATDIIKACCVLHNFVADRDGFRQRDKFAISVDEFLPIQPVHEEQTAPNVIRQQYATYFMTRGTLPWQLNKV, from the exons ATGGATCGGAAAAGACGTCTAGCATTGCTCCTATTACTACGTCACCGCCGAAATCGACGCAAGATCACAAGACGGTACTGGATCAGTCCTTTCATTTCATTAAGAAATCGTGatggacagtttttttttttagaatatcggGAGTTGCTATTAGACGAAaagaagttttataatttttttagaatgaGTGTATCCAGCTTCGAATGTTTATTGAAGTCCTTAGAACCACACATACGAAAAAACTATACTAATATGAGGAATCCAGTGGAACCAGTAGAAATGCTGGGAATCACTTTAag ataccTAGGAAGTGGAAATTCAATAACTGAtttacatttcaaattcaaacggGGAAAATCTACTATTGCATATATAATACAAAGAGTTTGTCGTGCTATATGGACCAATCTTCTTCGAGACAACATCCCTGAACTGACAACTGAAAGTTTCCAAACAATAGCGAGGGGTTTTGATGTAAAGGCAAATTTTCCTCAATGTGTTGGTGCCATCGACGGCAAACATATCCGCGTGTGTAATCCTGCAAATAGTggctcacttttttttaattataaagccTTTTTTTCGATTGTGTTGCTAGCTATTGTGGATTCAAATTACAAATTCGTATTTGTCGACATCGGTGCATACGGAAAAGAATGCGATTCAACCATATTACAAAATTCTAAACTGTACGAGCTAATGATTAACAACAACTTACCACTACCTCAACCCCAGCCACTCTCTGGTAGCAATATACCAACCCCGTATGTATTTGTGGGTGACGAAGCTTTTGGACTGAGCAAACATATTATGCGTCCATATGGCGGTCAAAATCTCGACTTACAACAAAAGGTTTTCAATTACCGTCTAAGCAGAGCCAGAAGATATGTCGAATGCGCTTTTGGGATTATGGCTAACAAATGGCGCATTTTTCACAGACCGATAGACGTGTCCTATGACTTCGCTACTGACATTATAAAAGCATGTTGTgtattacacaattttgtcGCTGATCGAGATGGTTTTAGACAAAGagataaatttgctataagtgttGATGAATTTCTCCCAATACAACCCGTACATGAAGAACAGACAGCACCGAATGTCATAAGACAGCAATATGCGACCTATTTTATGACTAGAGGAACTCTGCCTTGGCAGCTAAATAAGGTATAA